From one Mycobacterium colombiense CECT 3035 genomic stretch:
- a CDS encoding lysophospholipid acyltransferase family protein, whose product MVEPTFRALELLAQLAVKATGTKITYRGEEQIPERGGAVVAINHTSYVDFLPAALAVHRRGRRLRFMIKAEMQQVKPVNFLIRHTRTIPVDRGAGAGAYAIAVQRLREGELVGVYPEATISRSFELKEFKTGAARMALEAEVPIVPVIVWGAQRIWTKDHPRNVGRAKIPITVQVGAPIPAREDIAQTDAALRDSMTTLLHRAQEHYPGEPGAYWMPHRLGGGAPTLAEAARMEATEAAARSAKRTERPSQ is encoded by the coding sequence ATGGTGGAGCCGACCTTCCGCGCGTTGGAGCTTCTGGCTCAACTGGCGGTCAAGGCCACCGGCACCAAAATCACTTACCGGGGTGAGGAGCAGATTCCCGAGCGGGGCGGCGCCGTGGTGGCGATCAACCACACCAGCTACGTCGACTTTCTGCCCGCCGCGCTGGCCGTGCATCGCCGCGGGCGCCGGCTGAGGTTCATGATCAAAGCCGAGATGCAGCAGGTCAAGCCGGTCAATTTCCTGATCAGGCACACCCGGACCATCCCGGTGGACCGCGGCGCCGGGGCGGGTGCCTACGCGATCGCCGTGCAGCGGCTGCGGGAAGGCGAGCTGGTCGGGGTGTACCCGGAAGCCACGATCAGCCGCAGCTTCGAGCTCAAGGAGTTCAAGACCGGCGCGGCCCGGATGGCGCTGGAAGCCGAGGTCCCGATCGTGCCGGTGATCGTGTGGGGAGCGCAGCGGATCTGGACCAAGGATCACCCGCGGAATGTGGGCCGCGCCAAAATACCCATTACTGTGCAGGTAGGCGCGCCGATACCGGCGCGCGAAGACATCGCGCAGACCGACGCTGCCCTGCGCGACTCGATGACCACCTTGTTGCACCGGGCGCAGGAGCACTATCCGGGCGAGCCCGGGGCGTATTGGATGCCGCACCGGCTGGGTGGCGGAGCGCCAACCCTGGCCGAGGCCGCCCGCATGGAGGCCACCGAGGCGGCAGCCCGCTCGGCCAAAAGGACCGAGCGCCCGTCGCAGTAG
- a CDS encoding N-acetylmuramoyl-L-alanine amidase, with amino-acid sequence MSRSRAPTIVLTAMAATVVLVSWVAGTTRDRGAAGPPPSRGTQLVEQPLVGLGAGVTVREISQTAPFSLVALTGDLAGTSTRVRAKRPDGSWGPWYQTEYETAAPDGATATGSLEGPRGTDPVFVGTTTTVQIAVTRPLDAAVTQPPPAPPSEKADLGYKPASREQPFGQNISAVLISPPQAPVETHWTPPAGVLMPGQAPPIISRAQWGADESLRCGTPQYDNGIRAAVVHHTAGSNDYSPLESAGIVKAIYTYHSKTLGWCDIAYNALVDKYGQVFEGSAGGLTKAVEAFHTGGFNRNTWGVAMIGNFDDVPPTPIQLRTMGRLLGWRLGLDGVDPKGTVQLESAGSHYTTFPAGSIATLPTIFTHRDVGNTDCPGNAAYALMDEMRDIASHVNDPPEELIKALQGGAIYDHWLAIGGMNSVLGSPTSPEDSAEGDARFVTFARGAMYWSPETGAQPVTGAIYDAWASESYERGPLGLPTSAEIQEPLQITQNFQHGTLNYERLTGNVSEVVDGITVPLTTEPPSGPTVPAEHFSLPSHPTPT; translated from the coding sequence GTGTCTCGCAGCCGCGCGCCGACGATTGTGCTCACCGCCATGGCGGCGACCGTCGTCCTCGTCTCGTGGGTGGCGGGCACGACACGCGATCGCGGCGCCGCCGGCCCGCCGCCGTCGCGCGGCACCCAACTCGTCGAGCAGCCGCTGGTCGGGCTGGGCGCGGGCGTCACGGTTCGCGAAATCAGCCAGACCGCCCCGTTTTCTCTGGTCGCCCTGACCGGTGACCTGGCCGGCACGTCCACCCGTGTGCGCGCGAAGCGCCCCGACGGGTCGTGGGGCCCTTGGTATCAGACCGAGTACGAAACCGCGGCACCCGACGGGGCGACGGCGACGGGGTCACTCGAGGGGCCACGCGGCACCGATCCGGTGTTCGTCGGCACCACTACGACCGTCCAGATCGCTGTCACCCGCCCGCTGGACGCGGCGGTGACGCAACCGCCCCCGGCGCCGCCGAGCGAGAAGGCCGACCTGGGCTACAAGCCGGCGTCCAGGGAACAGCCGTTCGGACAGAACATCTCGGCCGTGCTCATCTCCCCGCCGCAAGCGCCCGTCGAGACGCATTGGACGCCACCGGCGGGCGTCTTGATGCCCGGCCAGGCCCCGCCCATCATCAGCCGCGCCCAATGGGGCGCCGACGAGTCACTGCGCTGCGGTACTCCCCAGTACGACAACGGGATTCGCGCGGCCGTCGTGCACCACACCGCGGGCAGCAACGACTATTCGCCGCTCGAATCGGCGGGCATCGTCAAGGCCATTTACACCTATCACAGCAAGACGCTGGGCTGGTGCGACATCGCTTACAACGCACTAGTCGACAAGTACGGGCAGGTATTCGAGGGCAGCGCAGGCGGACTCACCAAGGCGGTCGAGGCCTTCCACACCGGCGGATTCAACCGCAACACCTGGGGTGTGGCGATGATCGGCAACTTTGACGACGTGCCGCCCACGCCGATCCAGCTGCGCACCATGGGCCGGCTGCTCGGCTGGCGGCTCGGCCTGGACGGCGTCGACCCCAAGGGCACGGTGCAGCTGGAGTCGGCCGGCAGCCACTACACCACCTTCCCGGCCGGCTCCATCGCGACGCTGCCGACCATCTTCACCCACCGCGACGTCGGGAACACCGATTGCCCGGGCAACGCCGCCTACGCGCTGATGGACGAAATGCGGGACATCGCATCGCATGTCAACGATCCGCCGGAAGAACTGATCAAGGCGCTGCAGGGCGGTGCGATCTATGACCACTGGCTGGCGATCGGCGGGATGAACAGCGTGCTGGGCTCGCCGACCTCCCCGGAGGACAGCGCGGAAGGCGACGCCCGCTTCGTCACGTTCGCCCGGGGCGCGATGTATTGGTCACCCGAGACGGGCGCCCAGCCGGTCACCGGCGCCATCTACGACGCCTGGGCCTCGGAGAGCTATGAACGCGGCCCGCTCGGCTTGCCGACCAGCGCGGAAATCCAAGAGCCGCTGCAGATTACGCAGAACTTCCAGCACGGGACGCTGAACTACGAGCGGCTGACCGGAAACGTCTCCGAGGTCGTGGACGGGATCACGGTGCCGCTGACGACCGAACCACCAAGCGGCCCAACGGTTCCGGCCGAGCACTTCTCGCTGCCGTCGCACCCCACGCCCACGTGA
- the glf gene encoding UDP-galactopyranose mutase — translation MTARFDLFVVGSGFFGLTIAERVATQLGKRVLVVDRRPHIGGNAYSEAEPHTGIEVHKYGAHLFHTSNKRVWDYVRQFTDFTDYRHRVFAMHNGQAYQFPMGLGLVSQFFGKYFTPDEARKLIAEQAAEIDTADAQNLEEKAISLIGRPLYEAFVKGYTAKQWQTDPKELPAANITRLPVRYTFDNRYFSDTYEGLPVDGYTAWLRNMAADDRIEVRLDTDWFDVRDQLRADSPDAPVVYTGPLDRYFDYAEGRLGWRTLDFELEVLPIGDFQGTPVMNYNDPDVPYTRIHEFRHFHTERDYPDDKTVIMREYSRFAEDDDEPYYPINTEADRAVLAAYRARAKAETASSKVLFGGRLGTYQYLDMHMAIASALNMYDNVLAPHLRDGASLSDAQNKEEGAR, via the coding sequence ATGACCGCTCGTTTCGATCTTTTCGTCGTCGGCTCTGGATTCTTCGGACTGACCATTGCCGAGCGCGTGGCTACCCAGCTCGGGAAGCGCGTCCTCGTCGTGGACCGCCGACCGCACATCGGGGGCAACGCCTACTCAGAAGCCGAGCCGCACACCGGCATCGAGGTGCACAAGTACGGCGCCCACCTGTTTCACACCTCCAACAAGAGGGTGTGGGACTACGTGCGGCAGTTCACCGACTTCACCGACTACCGGCACCGCGTCTTCGCGATGCACAACGGGCAGGCCTACCAGTTCCCGATGGGGCTGGGCCTGGTGTCGCAGTTCTTCGGCAAGTACTTCACCCCCGACGAAGCCCGCAAGCTCATCGCCGAGCAGGCCGCCGAGATCGACACGGCCGACGCGCAGAACCTCGAGGAGAAGGCGATCTCGCTGATCGGCCGGCCGCTCTACGAGGCGTTCGTCAAGGGATACACGGCCAAGCAGTGGCAGACCGACCCCAAGGAGCTGCCGGCCGCGAACATCACCCGGCTGCCGGTGCGCTACACCTTCGACAACCGCTACTTTTCCGACACCTACGAGGGCCTGCCCGTCGACGGCTACACGGCCTGGCTGCGCAACATGGCCGCCGACGACCGCATCGAGGTCAGGCTGGACACCGACTGGTTCGACGTGCGCGACCAACTGCGCGCGGACAGCCCCGACGCACCGGTCGTCTACACCGGGCCGCTGGACCGCTACTTCGACTACGCCGAGGGCCGGCTGGGTTGGCGCACCCTCGATTTCGAGCTCGAAGTGCTGCCCATCGGCGACTTCCAGGGCACACCGGTGATGAACTACAACGACCCCGACGTGCCCTACACCCGCATCCACGAGTTCCGGCACTTCCACACCGAGCGTGACTATCCCGACGACAAGACCGTGATCATGCGGGAGTACTCGCGCTTCGCCGAGGACGACGACGAGCCCTACTATCCGATCAACACCGAAGCCGACCGCGCCGTCCTGGCCGCCTACCGGGCCAGGGCCAAGGCCGAGACCGCGTCGTCGAAGGTGCTGTTCGGCGGACGGCTGGGCACCTACCAATACCTGGATATGCACATGGCCATCGCCAGCGCCCTGAACATGTACGACAACGTGCTCGCCCCGCACCTGCGGGACGGCGCATCCCTGTCAGACGCCCAGAACAAAGAGGAAGGCGCGCGCTAG
- a CDS encoding lysophospholipid acyltransferase family protein produces MEPVYGTVIQLARLVWRVQGLKITITGVENLPKSGGAVIAINHTGYLDFTFAGLPAYKQGLGRKVRFMAKQEVFDHKITGPIMRSLRHISVNRQDGAASFEAAVRHLKDGELVGVYPEATISRSFEIKEFKSGAARMAVEAGVPIVPHIVWGAQRIWTKDHPKKLWRPKVPITVLVGEPIEPTLGIEELKGLLHSRMQHLLERAQELYGPHPAGEFWVPHRLGGGAPSLAEAAQLEAEEAAARAARRARSAGASE; encoded by the coding sequence GTGGAACCGGTTTACGGGACTGTCATTCAGCTCGCCCGCCTGGTGTGGCGTGTCCAGGGTCTGAAAATCACCATCACGGGAGTGGAGAACCTACCCAAAAGCGGCGGTGCGGTGATCGCGATCAACCACACCGGCTACCTGGACTTCACCTTCGCGGGACTGCCGGCCTACAAGCAGGGCCTGGGCCGCAAGGTGCGGTTCATGGCGAAGCAGGAGGTCTTCGACCACAAGATCACCGGGCCGATCATGCGCAGCCTGCGGCACATCTCGGTGAATCGGCAAGACGGCGCCGCCTCCTTTGAGGCCGCCGTCCGGCACCTGAAGGACGGCGAGCTGGTCGGCGTCTACCCCGAGGCCACGATCAGCCGCAGCTTCGAGATCAAGGAATTCAAATCGGGGGCCGCGCGCATGGCCGTCGAGGCCGGGGTGCCGATCGTTCCGCACATCGTCTGGGGGGCCCAGCGGATCTGGACCAAGGACCACCCGAAGAAGCTGTGGCGTCCGAAGGTTCCGATCACGGTGCTGGTCGGCGAACCGATCGAGCCCACGCTGGGCATCGAGGAACTGAAGGGCCTGCTGCATTCGCGCATGCAGCACCTGCTGGAGCGTGCGCAGGAGCTGTACGGGCCGCACCCGGCCGGCGAGTTCTGGGTGCCCCACCGGTTGGGCGGAGGCGCTCCGTCGCTGGCGGAAGCGGCCCAGCTGGAGGCCGAGGAGGCGGCCGCCCGGGCGGCTCGCCGGGCCCGGTCCGCAGGGGCGTCGGAGTAG
- a CDS encoding Cof-type HAD-IIB family hydrolase, protein MTLPALIACDVDGTLFDDDEKVSPRTRDAIRAAVAAGAQFVVATGRPPRWIRPVADALGFAPISVCANGAVIYDAATDRVVSTRTLPVDTLAELAELATRVIPGAGLAVERIGESAHDTATPQFVSSPGYEHAWLNPDNTEVSIQDLLSAPAIKLLIRRSGARSADMAAELAKHVGIEGDITYSTNNGLIEIVPLGTSKATGIDEIARPLEIAPGEVVAFGDMPNDLPMLRWAGHGVAMGNAHPDVQAAADEVTTANNDDGVGRVLERWWL, encoded by the coding sequence ATGACCCTGCCGGCGCTCATCGCCTGCGACGTCGACGGCACCCTGTTCGACGACGACGAGAAGGTCTCTCCGCGCACCCGCGACGCGATCCGCGCCGCGGTGGCCGCCGGCGCGCAGTTCGTGGTGGCGACCGGCCGTCCGCCGCGCTGGATCCGGCCCGTCGCCGACGCCCTGGGTTTCGCGCCGATCTCGGTGTGCGCCAACGGCGCCGTCATCTACGACGCCGCGACCGACCGGGTGGTGTCGACCCGCACGCTGCCCGTCGACACCCTGGCCGAGCTGGCCGAGCTGGCCACCCGCGTCATCCCCGGCGCCGGGCTGGCGGTCGAGCGCATCGGCGAGAGCGCCCATGACACCGCGACACCCCAGTTCGTCAGCTCGCCGGGCTACGAGCACGCGTGGCTGAACCCGGACAACACCGAGGTGTCGATCCAGGACCTGCTCAGCGCCCCGGCCATCAAGCTGCTCATTCGCCGATCCGGAGCCCGCAGCGCCGACATGGCGGCCGAGCTGGCCAAGCACGTCGGCATCGAGGGCGACATCACCTACTCCACCAACAACGGTCTGATCGAGATCGTGCCGCTGGGCACCAGCAAGGCCACCGGCATCGACGAGATCGCCCGGCCGCTGGAGATCGCCCCCGGGGAGGTGGTGGCGTTCGGTGACATGCCCAACGACCTGCCGATGCTGCGCTGGGCGGGGCACGGCGTGGCGATGGGCAACGCCCATCCGGACGTGCAGGCCGCCGCCGACGAGGTCACCACCGCGAACAATGACGACGGGGTGGGCCGGGTGCTGGAACGCTGGTGGCTTTAG